GTACAGATAGGAAACGCTGCACACAGGAATTCTGCATTAACTGCGCAAATCCAGGGAGTAAAATCTGAACCCACTTAAATTTTGCATGTTGAGGCCTTCCTGCTACTCCACGGCTGTGCCTGTACGTTGCTATGCTTAAATTGCCTCACTGGATTGGCACCTCCTATGAGTCACTGAGATGAGACATTGACCCTGGAAGAGCTGATTTTGTGCAGAAGGAACCAGCGgcctggcaggagcagcagaagaggcCCCATCTATGTAAGTCAACATGAAAAAAGGAAAGGCTGGGGGAGAAAGAACTGAAACAGGGCAAAGGAAACCAACGAAGAGGGAACacatagaaggggatgggtaaaGGAAAATGAGAATGGGaaagaggaaattaaaaacaGTACAAAAAGATTTGGGTTCGGGTTTTAATCGGAACCTTCCCAAAAGTTCACATAATTATAACCGTTTGATGTTCTCCTTTCCAATTCTGGGTATGTACTTTCAATGGAACCAGCAACACCTAGGGGAATATCTGTTCATAGCCCCAAAATCCCCGAAAATAGTCTTGAAAGACTGAAATCTTTAGGTAGGGAGATACACCCTTCCATTAGTTTCCTTTTTGGTTCTGTGGTTCCTGTGACGTGTCATTCcatattatttatgaaaatatgcttatgatatgaatatgacataactgagatatactttatgccaGTGTAGAAGGGCTCGGCCAAGGCTCGGCCCTCAGTGGGGCATCCCACCACCTCGCACTAGTTCGCTCTGGACCCAaaccctgggtcagggctggcCAGTAAACAAACAGTCAGGAGCTCggggcccttaggcaggggctgagccaatagTCCAACATGAGCCCTGACCCtcggtcagggtggggcagcaaacacacagtctggagctcaggcccttaagcaggggctgagccaCTAGCCCAATATGAGCCCAGGCCctcagtcagggcagggcagcaaacacacagtctgGAGCTCAGGGTTCTGAGTGCCTGGTGCGAGGGGGAGATTGCCACCTgtgagttgggtggcaggggggatgcaggccagggccctagcagtggcagaaaaCTTGCTGCTGCATCAGTGGGGCTTCTGatcacaacacactgacattggttctggcccTGTTCCAGCCAGGCCAGgctcggctgcccctgggctacttccagactccccctcgtaAGGTACCTGGTTTAGCTGGCGTCCTTGGCGGTTTccagcaccatcggttcctccgGGTAGCTGGCAAGGGGTAGGCGCGgctgctcctcagggtagctggcgaGGGGTAGGCTCATCTGGCCCAGCCAGTCCTCATGTTGGCTGTGGCCTGCTGGTGTTCCCCAACCTggagctaggccacaggcatctgACCTCTCTGGCGGCTGGCTTTCAACTGAGCTTTGCAGCAgggcttttctacttcctgtcctgcgccatgacctctgaggggcgggtgcAGGACCCACTGACTCCACCCACGTTGGTGCTAGGGGAGGCTcatccctcagcagggctgtggggtatcccactgcctccctACAGCCAGAcggctcatgtgagatatcattggaaaggttatgatttactgaatgtgattatccaatttgtatggctgtatcatttctgtatctgaagttacgaatattgactatgtatctgtatttcaactatgtgGCTTGGTTTGACACCCACTGCTAACCCTTCAGGTGCAATAATGGAAATGCCAGACAGGgcagatggcccatcagcaaagacaatggactgtgaaaaacttggccttcctgtggatgctccatacTGGCCCTGACTCATGGACACTGTAATCCTACATAGTCAGGTGCGTCTATTACCTGAgatttcttgtaactttccactgtaagggaagcgggggggggggggtccaaaCTAGGGAAacaaggattcctgccttatgcaaatcctatttaagggtagGGAGTGAGGTAATCAAGGTCATTAGTTCTCCCCTGCTACCCCACacaagatgactgctggaaacaactaagactgaactgggggaaagaacTGGCCCCAAGCTGGTGGCCTgtgaagaagattattagaaccatatttagggtgagaacttacatgtaaccagtttcttttgtgtattaagcttagtttgcatgctctgttttattttcttagtaatttgtcttgttctgtctgctacctccttaaCCACTTAAAATACACAAGTTATagataataaatttatttctggtttacaatataacccagtttatgtgatttctaactgggatgggggggtgttacgtgcctgagtgctctgcaaggacgaggcccacacacacagtgagttatttggctttaatgaaggtaaagtgacatatCTGCAACGGgcaccctgggcgttgctgtcacttaggcggggcacccagcaccgaagctcagctcggcctgggtcggagtccaaaggcggaccgggagcatacagctatatatacacaatacaaaagcaactcatacatatgcaaaaagggacttcccacaggctatgtctgccctttggcctaaggccatacaaactggtttaaaccagttaaaagcaaattataactggcatgctgtgtcctacaatgaccagccacttagcaagcaggggcttttcacaaggccgccgagaaagcggagacaccctagctaggccgtgacacagtcttccgtagtcccctacagGGGGATACTTGTGCGTAccctcctccacattgagggaagaggcaaatttcatattattttgggtttgtaCTCCAAGGGTGGGTGGATATCTGGGTACTGTGGAAAGTTCCTTAAGATGAGTCTTCcctgagctgatctgcagctgggtgtggccctgcctgtgtgtgcgtTAGAGGAGGTTTAAAGAGCccggctcagcaagacaggttaaagggggcccaggctggcagaagagGTAGACTCAGTGATATCTCAGGACATCAGATGGCTTCCCAAggggtccaacccgtcacagttCCATTGGAACCCTTTCCCCTGAAGAAATGAAAGTTCAGAATCTAGGCTCCTAAAGCACAGGTGCTAGGGAAATGCAAAGAGAGGTGGCCTCTGAAATTAATGTTATATATACCcagtaaatatatataaacacGAGTATAATCAGTTGTCCCAAATGCTTACTTTGTACTAAGGAGGGTATAGAATCATATAAGCGTAGGACTGGACGGGATGGCTATAGCTCATCTAGTCCTGACCCCTGCACTCAGgacaggactaagtaataactaagTAATAAcatcctgacaggtatttgtcttacctgttcttaaaaaccttccagtgatggagattccacaacctccctaggcaatttgttccaatacttaactaccctgacagttaggaagtttttcctaatatccaacctaaacctccctttctgcaatttaagcccattgcctccTGTCTTATTCTCAGAGGctaagaagaataatttttcatcctcttccttataacaacattttatatacttgaaaactattatcatgccccctcccctggccattattggaggtttttaggaacaggttagacaaatacctgtcagggatggtctagataatatttagaactgcctcagtgcaggagactggacaagatgatctattgaggtcccttccagttctacatttctatgattctattatttatCCTGGATAAAATTGTGTCAGAGATTCAACCAGTCACAGGTTCAAAAGGAATTACAGATCTTCATATTAAAACATCTGAGGAGAATCATACACCTGCAAAATAAGAAAACTTGGAATACCGGATAGCTCAGAGAGCTGGAAACAGGATAAGAAACTTTTCACCTCCAGGTCACCAACTCAATTTTGCCAAGTCAATAGGGGTAGAAATGGTTAATGGAACCACCTAATGGTTATTGGTTGTTCATGTGAATTAGTTGGTGGTCTCAGGCCAATTATTAATGGGTAGGTATGCAAATAAGAATGCTTATAATCACAAATAGCACTAATTGGTGACCTATTGTCAATATTGGTAGACAGTCAACGAGTTGAATGAGAATAAAGAATTAATTACCCTTGCAACCCTGTTTTTAGGTCAAGTTTTCAGGCAATTGATGGGTAAgggcagagaagagaagggaagggaaggattgCTTGCTACCACTCATGCTCCGGTAATATCTAATCTGTGAAGAGAAGGCCTGGAGCTGCCAACCCATCACCTTTCATGAGCCACAAAAACATCATAGAAAACCCCCCAACAAATCTATGTCACTTGAatgaaattgcagcaagggagatttagattagaatgaaaagaaaatggtGAAAAGAGTAAAAGGATGAAACACCACATTAACCCTTTAGTGGCTGCATTCAGGTGCAGGCTCTGATCCGTGGCAGAACGCATACACTATACTCATATAAATTACAACACTTCAGAGTATTTGGTGCTGCTAATCTAATCTATCAACATCACTAAAGCACACATCTGGGACAGCTGCTCAcctgcttttttcccccagcaaTGTATCAGACACATGCACTGGCACACAAGGAAATGTAAATccttaagaaagagagagaatgatctATTCTTTTAGATTGCACACCTGCCTTGTCTTCTCAGCTCTCCTAAACTCCTCCAGGCACTGCCAGATTACAAGATCAGCTGCGTTTTTCCTTTCCCTTATGGAACCCGGAGCAAAATGACTTCacagatgaaaacaaaaacaaatacataaagtTGTGATTCTGTTATTCTAACCAAACCGCAGAAAAACATTGGCCCAGAACCAAGATCCCTCAAGGGCTGTGGGAAAATTTGgccccagatccaaactttgcactGGTTCCCATCTCTGTAATGGgtcaaaacaaaatcatcatccaaatccctcatcccacCCAAACTCTGAGGACTGTGAGATTCAAATGTGAACTTCATGGCTTGGGTCCATctctaaaacaatgtaaaacaaacGCAGCTGTTCCGTCCTATCCCTAACTTAATGTGTTTTTCATGCCAGGATGAATTGATGATATTCATTCTTGAGGCACAATGGTCATCAGTAAACTCTCACACGGAGGAAACCAccccccccaagcccctcccccaggctcagAAGGGAAGGATTGAAAACGTGCCCACAGATTCTCCAGTGACCTGTATTTTTGGTATGCAGGTCAAAGACCTCCGATTTTCTCTTTCTAAAAGGAGTTTGGTGGCTGCTGCTGAGGCTGCATCATCCCCATCATCGGATGGATGACGAAGCTCACAAGACTTTCACCAAATATGGAACTGAGCTGGAAACATCCTAAGTTTGTGCTGAAGCTGGAAATAAGACTCTGGCAACagactctcttctctctccctcattgCAGAGCCTCAGCAatgggctgagcaggggctagtGCAGCCCATTCCCTTCCAGCATGGGGAAGCAGCACCTCCACAGCAGTGACAGCTCtgggggcagctgctgctgagacTAGCTTCAGTGCAATGACAGCCACACAAATGCCTCTTTCTGTCTTCTTTTCATACTCTCTACATTCCCACACTGGCACCATATGAAACATAACTGAAACAGGGAGTCCATGAAAGAACCTTTAAAGCAGAAATGCTTCCAGTAAAATACTTCCATTGAGCTGAGTCTCttccaccaagagaagttggtccaataaaagatattacctcacccaccttgtctctctcataatTGTAAAGGCACTTTCagagggggttgggtgggggagaATTATTTTATGCTTAAATTATTCCCTTATGCCACCATTTCGGGTCAACAGATGGTTTCCTCATGTTACTTTATTTATCCAGGGTGATGGTGGTAGGGTGTTGATGGGGAGGCGGGAAAATGGTCTCCAGAAGAATCAACAAAGATGGACTTTATCCATCAACCCTGGTCTATtcctttggggagggggggaagggcaggggggaggggtggctggaGCCAGTTAGGAAAGATACATGCTTGAGAAGTAAAACAAAACCACATATGTTTTGGATACTCCACTGTAGGGTTCAGGCTGCAGCTCCAAACCTCTGCTGAAGACAGTGGCCCTATTATATTGGCCCCTTTCTTGTGTCACCTTCACCTCCCTGGCAGCAGAGTCCCCCCCACAGCGCTCAATCTAAAGCCAAGTCTAGGAGCAGGCGCTCCCAAGACAACAACAAACTCCCTTTTCTGTGGCTCCAGCAAGGTCCAACAAAGCTGCCTATTATTCCCACTGTATTTtaagaaaaaccccaaacacacacacatcccccagcCCCCTAAACAGATTTAGCAACACTTACCCTGAAACATGTACATAGTCCCCCAACCAGTCACCATGAAATGATCCTCTCTGTAACCCTTTCAGTGGAGGAAAGGAGCAGGCGACAAGACGTCTGGGCTTCTCTCCTCCTAGTAGCCGGACCGGTGCTGCTTTCCCTCCCTAACCACCTATGTGctaggagcagcacacagagacacatACTGTTTGGAAATGCTAGGCAGACAGGTTAATCATATcccccccctcctctgcccatCTCCTCCCTCGCTACTTCTTCCCCACCATCTCTGGTTTCCAAGGGCATTGGAGGTTTTTGTCAAGATTCTGCTCCACTGTGGGTCTGCTCTTCCACCTTCAGTCATTGAaggcaacaaaaaacaaacttgtgTTAGGAACCGTAATctgtttgcaaagaaaaaaaatccttggaaTGGGGATTTATTGTAACGCTGTTGGGTAGCAGACTAAACTACTTTCTTTTTTCAATAAATGAGCAAGCTACAGTTGGCTCCTCCACTGTAATTTCTACTAAATCATGATAGACAGATTGCACGAAAAACAGGAATTCCAAAGAATTTCCTGCCCTGGGAACAGAAGTTAAgtctatatttaacaccatttgaAGCTGTCAAGAATGCTTTGTGGTTGGATAACAGagcagaaaaatgtgaaaaatgcagGCTACTGCTATACCAAATATGGAAATATTGTTACGTCTGGTGTCTGAATCACCATCTGGAAATACTTATAGACATGAAACCTAAAAAAATGCCACAGCAGAAGCTAGGAACTTCTGCCCTCCCCCTCATCCTAAATTTTTAGCTTCATGGAGGAATCCCTAAGTGAGTCTAATCATACTGAGGATTACTAAAAACTTTGGTGATAAACACAACTGCAGAGGGATGTATGTGCTGCAGGGCCTGGGATTTTCTCCTAATTTGTTCCTGGCCTAAACACTAGACATCTAAAGCACTCAAGGGTTTATCTCTGAAATAACAACCCCAATAACAAATGACTGGATTAATGTAAATTTGGTATGTAGAGAATAtattaaaagctttaaaaacgTCTATGTATGAGTATTCCCATACAAAAGTAACATGGTTAGTCTTTGAATGTTCACCTCTCTAGGGTTAACCTATAATTTAGGcagatgtttattttaattgcttaTCATAGTATGCTGGAGTGAAGGTCATAGAGAGGTCAATATTCCACAGAAATTTAAGGTTTGTTATTCTGCCCTCCTAAAGTATTTAGGCAGAATAAAATAGCAATGAGGCTAGTAAACtcaatataataatttaaaaggtTCCTTTTATTCAATTTCAAAATCCAGAGTTTAAAATAATTCTAAACCAAGGAGCAACTTTCTTGCAGCGACTTCACCTTTAAAGATTATAAATTAGAGAGAACACAGTGTAGCAGTTTCTTCATTTTTCCAAGGAATAGTATATATAAAAGAGTTGTCTGACTCACCCTTCCTAGGGCAAGACTTAGGATAAGAACATGTAGCAGAGTTATTTGTATTTCCAAATTccgatctttaaaaaaaaattactcaaccTGGGGGTGAGAGCTGGGCAAGGTCAGCTGATTATATATGTACTGGACCTGTAAAAAAGTAGCCAACTTTTCCCTATGATTCTTCAAAGTCACTGCACTGAGAACCTCCACCTTCCATGATTATAACAAAAGTGGGAACCTTTCAAAGCAAAAAGCTAGGGAAGACCTTTTAATGGAACTTTGCCAGATACTAGGGAGCTATTTATTGTGTTCCTTTCCcattcataaatatttaaaagtaagCCATCAGGGCATTGAAATACACACCCTCACTCACACACTTGATCAAGTTTTTTGGCTTTAATAGGAAGGTGCATAATTCCAGCAACATATTTGTGCTGCTTTTCCGGacatctccctgccccccaatatTTCAGAGTGACATTCAGTCATGCATAACTTACTTAATAAACATACAGGGAGGATCTACATACAGCGTTTCCCAGCCTGAAAactgggaacttttttttttttttttaaaagatcctcCTAAAATGCATTTCCCATATGATCATAAAAAGATCCTTAAAGGGAGGATTATTTAAATGATCATTTCAAGTGTGGgaattgggggaaggggggcgtAGAACTACTTTattgagacagaaaaaaaaaaaaggtgcaactTAGACAGGGAGGAGCTTGGACGCAAACCGCGCCAAGAAACATTCCTGAGATGCTTTGGAATTCTGGATGCTTTAGCATTCTGGAACGCTCAACGTCACTGCAGCTGCAACACGCGGCGGCATCACACTGTATATAAGGAGTGGCTCCCTCGCTGCCTCCTCAGACTGCAAAGGGACCCCCGAGAGCGGAGGATCCAGGCAGCAGCCCTGATATCCCTCTTGCTCTTCTCAGAAAAGAAGAAAACGTAGCAGCACGCGCTTTCACAGCCCTGTAGGACTGAGACTCCTCTCTCTACAGGCACAAGAAGAGATCCACTCAGCCTGTAAACCGCAGGGAAAGTTTTAGACTCTCTCTCTACTCCAGTTTGTTATTTTCTTTTAGCTATAGTAGGAAAACAGTTCCTGCGCTAACAATGAGCTACCAAACCACCAGTTATTTCTTTCTGGCTGTTGCCTTCCTCCACTTATCCAGGCTGGTAAGTTTGCGTTTGCATGTAACTTTGTTTGGGATCGCAGGGTTTCgaggtttggttgttttttgtttatctATTTGCCATTTTTGGTCACTTTCCTGCCGCGAAATATACCCCCAGAAAGTCGATCGCCTGCGTGTATGTGTTATGAAGGCATAAACTGGGAGCATCGCTAACTTTTAGGTGCGGACAAGCGCTGCTGTCCATACTGTGGGCTATCGTAAATCTCGGGTTTGTCTCTCTATGCATGGGCCATTTAGCACATACACTCATCGGCTTTTAATGTGCTTCGTTCTCTAGGCGCTTTCCGCCTGCCCGGCCGCCTGCCAGTGCCCTCTGGAGGTGCCCAAATGTGCCCCGGGAGTCGGTCTGGTTCTGGACGGCTGCGGCTGCTGTAAAGTCTGCGCTAAACAACTCAACGAGGACTGCAGTAAGACCCAGCCTTGTGATCACACCAAGGGGCTGGAATGCAATTTCGGCGCCAGTACCACGGCTCAGAAGGGGATCTGCAGAGGTAAGAGGCGTGTGGTTTggctcctttaaaaataataatagtccCCGTAGTGCCCAAGTTTAGTAATTTTGAGTCCATGTATGGTTATGCTTTGTTGTTGGTAGCTTGGCAGAAAGGCATATGACTTCAGCAGTCTGGAATGCAATTCAGTATGTCTGGGCTCCGCTAAAAGCGCATAAGGAAAAGTGATTCCTGACTAACTTATTGTTCTAACCTTGAGTCTCTAGGGGATTGTAGGGAACTTTACCATAACTCGAATTTAACAGCAGCAAATATGCATGCGTTTAAAACCGCGGGTCTCACCTCTaactccctcctttctcttttaaTCTCTGCAGCGCAATCCGAGGGGAGACCCTGTGAATATAACTCAAAAATCTACCAGAATGGTGAAAGTTTCCAGCCCAATTGTAAACACCAGTGTACATGCATAGATGGAGCTGTGGGCTGCATCCCACTCTGCCCGCAAGAACTCTCTCTCCCTAACCTGGGCTGTGCCAACCCAAGGCTGGTTAAAGTTCCTGGCCAGTGCTGTGAAGAATGGGTCTGTGATGAGACCAAAGATGCTCCAGAGGAGTTGGAAGGTTTCTTCAATGAAGAATTTGGTCTGGATGCTTCTGAAGGTGAATTAACCAGGAACAACGAGCTGATTGCCATTGTGAAAGGAGGACTGAAAATGCTACCTGGTGAGTAAGGCTATTGTGCATATTAGTAACCTGTATTGGGAGGGGACACAAATACAGTGGGTATAGTGCTTTGCTGTACTCCTCATATATCTTTGTGCCTCTTCTCAATGAGAAACTTTATGCCaagttcttcttcttctcctcccttctaGTCTTTGGATCCCAGCCATACAGCCGATCTTTTGAGAGTCTCAAATGCATTGTGCAGACAACTTCATGGTCCCCGTGTTCAAAGACTTGCGGAACTGGCATCTCTACCAGAGTCACCAACGATAATCCTGACTGTAGACTAATCAAAGAGACCAGGATATGTGAAGTGCGGCCATGTGAACAGACCAGTTATGATTCCCTAAAGGTAAATATAGATCTCTGTGAtagccccccctttcccccccagatGGGTCTAGGTCAAAGATGGATGTTACAAAGAAATCTTTTGCTAATAACATTGTTACCTCTTCCATACAGAAGGGAAAGAAATGCACCAAGACCAAGAAGTCACAAGCTCCAATGAAGTTTACTTATGCTGGCTGTTCCAGTGTGAAGAAATATCGCCCCAAATACTGCGGCTCCTGCGTGGATGGAAGATGCTGTACCCCCCACCAGACCAGGACCGTCAAAATCAGGTTCCGCTGTGATGATGGAGAAACTTTCACTAAGAATGTAATGATGATCCAGTCTTGCAAATGCAACTACAACTGTCCACATGCAAATGAAGCTTACCCCTATTACAGACTGTTCAATGACATTCACAAATTTAGGGACTAAattgtgatgggggtggggagttatCAGAATTTTGAAGTAACAAGCAACGGAGAAAAGAACTCTGTGGAAATGGTGCCTTGCCCATTTGAGGACAACACTGAGATACTACTACAAGAGCACCCTGTGCAACTGGACACTAATGCAACAGAGATTTAAGCATACTTAAAGCTTCATAGTACTGGAGCAACTTTATTGCTTCTTTTTGGAGCACCTTACCTTAATCATGTGCTGTTTTCTGTTTGTAACTGATCAGATAAATGTTTGTTCTGGTTATGAAAACTTTAAACTTTTCTAAACCCTTCAGTTTTAACActatgctttttttatttttttccaaacatgaGTTGGAAGATACATTCCTTCCTGAGGTGGGCACTTTAGAGTGCTCACTGGTGGCAGCTATTATGTACCAACTATAGTTTAACTGCAAACAGAAATCAGTTGTTTTAAAGCTgagtattttatttatcaaaatgtagctttctttttttgacccccccccccccgtaataCTGGAATAAGTTGTAaatgattttaattttatattcaaTGAATTAAAAGAATTTATTTATGGATTTAatcatttaataaagaaatatttaccTAAGTGTACTCTCAGTAGAAAATTTTGACAGGTAATAGACAATTTGGCTAAACGTGGAAGCATTTGTTAGTAGAAGCTTGAACTTCTACAAACTCAGTTCCTCCAAAACCTAAATCAAGCTCTACCTTGGAACTAATGGTGATTGATAGACTTTAAAATTATtagtttagggggaaaaaaattaaaaattgctcTACCCAAAGTGCAGTCCCTTATTTGCTAAAACAGATGAAAACAATTTTAGTAGGTGTAAGATCAAATCTCTAAAATAGAGATTGCTTTATTAATTGAGAAAATATGCAAAATTATCCTGAAATTTGCAACAGAGTGTTTAATTAGAATCCAGACATGCACCACAGTGCTGAATGGTGGGTTTGAAGAGTTAGCCCAGGCTCACATTATTTTGTATAGCTGCTTCTTGaaaattaatacatttatgtGGAAAAAGAATGTTTCCTAGAGTCTGTAGGAGGTAGTTTGCTTTCACTAAATTCAAACTAAATGAGCTTGAAGCAATGACTTGTGTTAATCCTAATAACCCAGTGATTAAAAGTAAACATGCTGTTAACAGGCGAAGAATGTGAAGAATTTCAAGTACTTTTCCAATAGAGAGTTAAGGCCagcctctctccttttcccttcctcctcctttttaaatataattaaacttTATACTTTGTAGATGTGAATTAAGTTTCATTATGAGCATGGTCAAAGGGTGGATGACTAGGATATATGAAGAAAAACGCTTTTTTACTAAGGCTATAAGAAACTGAGGAAGCTGGCATGAATGTTTGTACTAATGCTGGCTGGTACAAAGCTGCACTATAGATAGGACTGACAATAAAACTATGACGGTGTAGATTTCTCTGTTATTTCTACCCTCTTGTCATCAATACAGCCCTCTAGCAACATATTTCACTATACTCTTAAGAAAGTAAATTATTTTCAAGAAGCAGATGTGGGTGTTTGTATTTCCACACTCACAGAATATGGTCACTGTGAGTGCCACCAGAAGACACAGATCAGTAGTCTAGTGTTATAGTTTAGGTTAATTTCTATTAAGGTTAGACATAAATACTACCACCAAATAAATGGCCAAAGGTCTCAGAACTTCATTGTTTGGAAGCTAATACCTCACCTAAAAAATTATAACCTGGTATTTTCTGCTCAGTCAGGTTTTCCCCCTCAAGGCATTAAAAACTCTAGAGTGTTTTGGAATTTACCAGCTGGTGCCTAGTTTTACCTACCTAAACTTGTCTGTATAATATTTGTTGACAGAAAAAGTGTGAAATTCAGTGAGGCACTTTTGTCGGGCTTCCATTTAAATCTAGCAACAAAGAGTATATACATCAGGATGTAGACTGTACATAGCTCATGCCTGGGGTATTGCCAACAAACTAACTATTGCTGAGACTTCACCAATTGTATGGGCTGGTTTATTGGATAGAGGGAATGAAAATGGCATGTCTTCTACAGACATGTACACAGTAGCTGTATTTTCTTTcctagccccccaccccacttttaGTATGTGGCTGTACCTTTAGTTTATTGTATTTATTCAATATTAAAAGTTAACCAGAGTGAATTAGT
This sequence is a window from Chelonoidis abingdonii isolate Lonesome George chromosome 7, CheloAbing_2.0, whole genome shotgun sequence. Protein-coding genes within it:
- the CCN1 gene encoding CCN family member 1: MSYQTTSYFFLAVAFLHLSRLALSACPAACQCPLEVPKCAPGVGLVLDGCGCCKVCAKQLNEDCSKTQPCDHTKGLECNFGASTTAQKGICRAQSEGRPCEYNSKIYQNGESFQPNCKHQCTCIDGAVGCIPLCPQELSLPNLGCANPRLVKVPGQCCEEWVCDETKDAPEELEGFFNEEFGLDASEGELTRNNELIAIVKGGLKMLPVFGSQPYSRSFESLKCIVQTTSWSPCSKTCGTGISTRVTNDNPDCRLIKETRICEVRPCEQTSYDSLKKGKKCTKTKKSQAPMKFTYAGCSSVKKYRPKYCGSCVDGRCCTPHQTRTVKIRFRCDDGETFTKNVMMIQSCKCNYNCPHANEAYPYYRLFNDIHKFRD